In one Mucilaginibacter ginsenosidivorax genomic region, the following are encoded:
- a CDS encoding TM2 domain-containing protein produces the protein MNMKQGNYMNFTDMTPEEMAFLQQATANLTESQTDYFYMVYSSKRKSAQEILIFTLLGFIVVAGVQRFALGQIGMGLLYLFTGGFCLIGTIVDLVNNKSLVLKYNKEMAYDSHRMALMTP, from the coding sequence ATGAACATGAAGCAAGGCAACTACATGAACTTTACGGATATGACTCCCGAAGAGATGGCCTTTTTACAACAAGCTACCGCAAACCTCACCGAAAGCCAAACCGACTATTTTTATATGGTTTATAGCAGCAAAAGGAAATCGGCACAGGAAATACTGATTTTTACCCTGCTTGGCTTTATAGTGGTTGCAGGCGTGCAGCGTTTTGCTTTGGGACAAATAGGAATGGGTTTGCTTTACCTTTTTACCGGTGGTTTTTGCCTGATAGGAACAATTGTTGATTTGGTGAACAATAAATCGCTTGTATTAAAGTATAATAAAGAGATGGCTTACGATAGTCACCGGATGGCGTTAATGACGCCTTAA